In the Kribbella sp. NBC_00482 genome, one interval contains:
- a CDS encoding LLM class flavin-dependent oxidoreductase, translating into MKQELPTEGYDDVLQPTAVRVVPNAFVESTAAHARQSEAPVGLRFGLQLSRYPGGREGLASWTREVAERAEAVGFDAVYVMDHFRQIPQVGRAWEDFLESWTTLGYLAACTNRVRLGTLVSGITYRNVAHLGKIAATLDVLSGGRAVCGVGLAWFEAEHKAYGWPFPPVSERYALLEDALQVLPVLWGPGNKPFRGKVLDVPDTTCYPRPLQEHLPVLVGGSGPRTLRVAGRYADAVNVFGDVAAVRKAAGYLGDKPVELTHLSTTLVGKDSQQLDELVRRLRPRNMNPAKYAASVNAGTVDDQIGRFRELSEAGVAEVMISLPDLDTLDTVADVISAFRV; encoded by the coding sequence GTGAAACAAGAGCTGCCGACGGAGGGGTACGACGACGTACTGCAGCCGACTGCGGTGCGGGTGGTGCCGAACGCCTTCGTGGAGTCGACCGCGGCGCACGCGCGGCAATCCGAAGCGCCGGTGGGGTTGCGGTTCGGGTTGCAACTGAGCCGATATCCAGGCGGTCGGGAAGGCCTGGCGTCGTGGACTCGTGAGGTGGCGGAGCGGGCCGAGGCGGTCGGGTTCGACGCGGTCTACGTCATGGATCACTTCCGGCAGATCCCGCAGGTGGGGCGGGCGTGGGAGGACTTCCTGGAGAGCTGGACGACGCTCGGGTACCTGGCCGCGTGCACGAATCGCGTTCGGTTGGGGACGTTGGTTTCGGGCATCACGTACAGGAACGTCGCCCATCTCGGGAAGATCGCGGCGACGCTCGACGTGCTGAGTGGCGGGCGGGCGGTGTGCGGGGTCGGGCTTGCATGGTTCGAGGCGGAGCACAAGGCGTACGGCTGGCCGTTTCCGCCGGTGAGCGAACGCTATGCGCTGCTCGAGGACGCCTTACAGGTGTTGCCGGTTTTATGGGGACCTGGCAACAAACCGTTCCGCGGCAAGGTTCTCGACGTACCGGACACCACTTGTTATCCGCGTCCGTTGCAGGAACATCTGCCGGTGCTCGTCGGCGGGAGTGGGCCGCGGACGCTGCGCGTGGCCGGGCGATACGCGGACGCGGTGAATGTGTTCGGGGATGTCGCCGCGGTTCGGAAGGCGGCCGGATACCTGGGCGACAAGCCGGTTGAGTTGACGCATCTGTCGACCACCCTGGTGGGCAAGGACTCGCAGCAATTGGACGAGCTCGTACGGCGGTTGCGTCCGCGGAACATGAACCCGGCGAAGTACGCCGCCTCCGTGAACGCCGGCACCGTCGACGATCAGATCGGGCGGTTCCGCGAGCTGTCCGAGGCCGGGGTCGCCGAGGTGATGATCAGCCTCCCCGACCTCGACACCCTCGACACGGTCGCCGACGTGATCTCAGCGTTTCGGGTCTAG